A single window of Dermacentor albipictus isolate Rhodes 1998 colony chromosome 1, USDA_Dalb.pri_finalv2, whole genome shotgun sequence DNA harbors:
- the LOC139056399 gene encoding uncharacterized protein, translated as MSGSPEVRPFSPSVPAILAGAEGPIQAVGGRQAKQRCQEDYDWLRPVSYPDTDVISRCFSIDSPDSLENNPVSGSPQVRPFSPSVPAILAGAEGPVQAVGARQAKQRCQEDYERLQPVSYPDTDVISRCFSVDSPDSLETNPESGKPDVRHFCPNVPVILAGNKTDLRNDPHTLPELAKTKRKPIAPKEGRTMEYEINAYMSLPGVLCQDQGRHARSVGDCYDGRPIEQETAQYEMHSTL; from the coding sequence ATGTCGGGGAGTCCGGAGGTGCGCCCCTTCTCCCCCAGCGTGCCTGCCATTCTCGCAGGGGCCGAAGGACCCATACAGGCGGTCGGAGGTCGACAAGCGAAGCAGAGGTGCCAAGAGGACTACGACTGGTTGCGGCCGGTGTCGTACCCAGACACAGACGTAATCTCGAGGTGCTTCAGTATCGACTCGCCCGACTCCCTGGAGAACAACCCGGTGTCGGGGAGTCCGCAGGTGCGCCCCTTCTCCCCCAGCGTGCCTGCCATTCTTGCAGGGGCCGAAGGACCCGTACAGGCTGTCGGAGCTCGCCAAGCGAAGCAGAGGTGCCAAGAGGACTACGAGCGGTTGCAGCCGGTGTCGTACCCAGACACAGACGTAATCTCGAGGTGCTTCAGCGTCGACTCGCCCGACTCCCTGGAGACCAACCCGGAGTCGGGGAAGCCGGACGTGCGCCACTTCTGCCCCAACGTGCCCGTCATCCTTGCGGGGAACAAAACGGACCTACGCAACGACCCGCACACACTACCGGAGCTGGCCAAGACGAAGCGAAAACCGATAGCGCCTAAGGAAGGGCGCACAATGGAATACGAGATCAATGCCTATATGTCTCTGCCTGGAGTGCTCTGCCAAGACCAAGGACGGCATGCGCGAAGCGTTGGAGACTGCTACGATGGTCGGCCTATAGAACAAGAGACCGCGCAATACGAAATGCACTCTACTCTCTAG